One segment of Balaenoptera ricei isolate mBalRic1 chromosome 8, mBalRic1.hap2, whole genome shotgun sequence DNA contains the following:
- the PTH gene encoding parathyroid hormone has translation MMSTKDMVKVMVVMFAVCFLARSEGKSVKKRSVSEIQFMHNLGKHLSSMERVEWLRKKLQDVHNFVALGTSIAYRDGSSQRPRKKEDNVLVESHQKSLGEADKADVDVLIKAKPQ, from the exons ATGATGTCTACAAAAGACATGGTTAAAGTAATGGTTGTCATGTTCGCGGTTTGTTTTCTTGCAAGATCGGAAGGGAAGTCTGTTAA GAAGAGATCTGTGAGTGAAATACAGTTTATGCATAACCTGGGCAAGCATCTGAGCTCCATGGAAAGAGTGGAATGGCTGCGTAAGAAGTTGCAGGATGTGCACAACTTTGTTGCTCTCGGAACTTCTATAGCTTACAGAGATGGTAGTTCCCAGAGACCCCGAAAAAAGGAAGACAATGTCCTGGTTGAGAGCCATCAAAAAAGTCTTGGAGAAGCAGACAAAGCTGATGTGGATGTATTAATTAAAGCTAAACCCCAGTGA